The DNA sequence CAAGAAAGTGGACATAAATAAATGGAACTTTTTTAGGCAGGGATCCTACCGCACTTCGTTTGGTGGGGTGTTAAAAATGATTACTCAAAAACATGACTAATCACTTTTAACACCAAATGGACCATTTATGAGACAAAGTTACACTCAACTTGACTATGTTTTCTCTCAAATTGGTTTGGAGAACAATACCCTAAAGTTGAGTGTTTCCTTCTCTCATTATAAAAACCACCAATATAATGATTGATTGCCTTTACTGCTTCACTACGTGTCTTAAATCGTCTTCGATGAACTAAATCTTTTTTCA is a window from the Anaerobacillus alkaliphilus genome containing:
- a CDS encoding IS3 family transposase; its protein translation is KKDLVHRRRFKTRSEAVKAINHYIGGFYNERRKHSTLGYCSPNQFERKHSQVECNFVS